From Panthera tigris isolate Pti1 chromosome B4, P.tigris_Pti1_mat1.1, whole genome shotgun sequence:
CAATGGAAGGAGGACTCTTGAGAGAAATGACTCAGTCCAGTTCTCATACAGAAAAGTATAGCATGAGCCTGGGGACACTTGTCATCCAAGGTGGGAAGGAAGCAATCAAAGAGGAAAAGTGTACTGCCCAAAAGGGAAGAGTTTTCCCCCAGCAGATGCACTCCAAAGAGATAGTGATCCCAATTTAACTCTCTCTTGAAATGTTTAAGTCAATCACTAATGTGACctacaacaaaagcaaaatttataaAGCCATGAATTCATAACAATACCCCAAAAAGATACTAGAAAACCAACCCTAACTACAGAATAAAGTAGGCATTCACCTGGAAAATGACAGATTAAGAACAGAACCGTCTTGCAGTACATAATGAATTAATGATCCAGCCATTGATAAACAAAgcctgctaagaaaaaaaaaaaaaaaaaaaaagaagaggaagaagaagaagaagaagaagaagaagaagaagatgacaATTAGACATGTATGTCCTGCTAAAAGTTTAAATTCCATCTCTAGGGTAGTCTTACAAAAAAACGTTCCCAAACCTAAACCTGGATTGAGCCTCTAAATCTAGCAACTAGAGGCAGTCATGAAGACGAGCTTGCAATCAAGTGAAGCATGACTGCACATTGCCCTCTATAAATAATAACAGATTTTCTTATTGCCTATTAGTTGGGCTTttaggggaaaaacaaaataccatttcaTTACTGCAACAAAACTGATCTATAAGATTaccatattatatacttgaaagttgcagaggggcgcctgggtggctcagtcagttaagtgtccgacttcggctcaggtcatgatctcacagcttatgagttcaagccctgtgtggggctctgtgctgacagctcagagcctggagcctgcttcagattctgtctctctctctctctctctctgtccctcccctactgacgctctgtctctgtctctcaaaaacaaacatttaaaaaatttttttaaataaataaataaaagaaagttgctgagagagtaaaccttaaatgttctcaccacaaaaaaaagggtaaatataCGAGTGATCGATGTGTTAACTACGCCTATCCTTGTAATCATTTCATACATACAACTGTATAAAGTCAAAACATTGTACCCTTAACCTTACAcagtgttacatgtcaattatatctcaataaaactaaaaaaaaaaaaaaaaaagtgatgtggACCAGGGTATCACTCTCTATGACATACAGCCACATCTGCAAAAATTCTCTTTTACTGAGCGCTCCTTTAACtaggataaataaatgaagtctACATGGTCATAAATTTGAGTTAGGCCTacctatttcttccatttttctgcctACTCTGTTCTAATTCCCCTCTTCCAGTAAGTAATTCCCAAACAAATGTGCATCCCAGCTGTGATTTAGTTCTGCACTAGTGACTGTattatttgattatataaaatcatgtatattttacattaaatgcatgttttgttattttatttagatataaaacacatttaatattAAGTCgctatggggcacctaggtggctcagttggttaatcagtgtaatagcatttttttaaaatgtgagtatGATATGTGCATcataatagttattatttaatttagaatTATGAAATGGCCTTACTTCTCAATGTCTCAACACTAACAAAGCCtaagaataaacaacaaaaaggGTATATGTTCAAAAGTTCGTATTTCcagaagcttaaaaataaattagattctgagttttatttttgtaagaaagtcGGTTTCACAACTTTTTATTACTCATGAAATATTAGGTAATTGTGATTAAtggaagtaattattttatagaagacAACATTTCAGGTTCTCTGTGGGATATGAAGGTGAACATAACCATTCTCAAGGGAGATTCACCATACAGAAGAGCTAAAAGGCTACTGAGAAATGCAAGGCTTCCAGAAATCCCTCATGGTCTCCCGTATAGCACAGATCTGGCTTGGCCTTGGCTTTGTTCCCAGGAGATCAACGAACAACTTTCTTTTGAGGTCAAAACAAGGAGACTTGGAAAATTTGAGCTGTGAGTGCAACCAGAGGGAAGCCAATTTTAAGAATCTGTCCTCAGAACCCAACGATGTTATatccctgtcatttctctctttaaatattgCTTTAAGTTTTTATATCAACATTATTGAAGAGGACTGTcatattatttcaatatatttttaagctttctgacattgtatttttatttcctgaactATTTCCTTTGAGTCATCGAAAATAGAGACAAAACAAATCAAATCTGATCAGAGTGAACTTTGCTAAAGTCTGGCAAGGAAGCAATGAGGTGCATTCTAATCTTCACAGCCCAAATTGGACTCTTTAAATTTAAAGGAGTTAACTGTCATAATTTTACAAAACCAAATCTACAGCATAACACAGCTGGGAATTAACTGAATAGGTTAGTACCAATGGTAGACattcttctttatgtttctgGAATACCCTTATGGATCAGAGGTCTCATGTAAAAGATAATTGTGACGCAGAATTACAAGAGAATCAAACACTTTTTCATAAAGCTAATAGCTCAGAAGGAAGATTCAAACAGAATATAGAACCGACAGAGCTACTAAGATCTGAGGCAACTACTTCTTTCCCAGTTTGTGCCACAGTGTAATACACAAAATGGATAATGTATGTCCCTTTAAgctcaaaagtaaaaatgtttctatatgtACATTTCTAGCAAGTCACAGAAGATGTCAAACATTAATGATTTCAGTGGAATTACAAGACAAACCAGTAAGTGAGTATgttctgttaaataaaataattaggttatttattcaatcatatagtaaatacatatgtattattacgtaatataaaaatataatgttctCACATAATCTTGATGACTACACCAAAAATATTAATGTAGAAGTAAATTAATAATTAGTAATTTATATCCTATTTTACTTGTTAAGAAAGTTATTAATTGATTATTTGTATCATACAAAGTATAATGGTTATTACTTTAACCGTTCTAAACTTCACTTTTACCTTGTGATGGAATTAAGATTATCCATTTATGCTTCTAGGTAGTGGCATCGTTTAATAAATACttgacaggaaagaaagaaaatgcatatttctcttaatttttcaagAAGATTGTAATGATTTGCATAAATTGGACAAAGCAAGaagtactgattttatttatcatCTCTCAATGATGATAAATCATCACTCTCAATGATGTGAGTTACTGTATGAAGATTTCCAAACTTCTGGTacatttcaaataagaaaactagtaaataaagcaaaactcACGAATGTGTATGAAAACTAAATATAACAATAGAGTTCAACTGAAAATAAGATCAGCATGGATTATAGAACATACTTTAGAATTGTATCGATGACGGTGATATTGATCATCATGTATTATATCTTTCATCTCCTCCCTTTAATACTCTTGCCACCTAAATatctttaagagaagaaaaaggagagggagacagacagagagacagagagacagagagagagagacagaaatgaacCACACAGTGATCACAGAGTTTGTCCTGCTTGGCCTTTCTGATGATCCTGACCTTCAGATTgtgattttcctcttcttatttatCACATACATATTAAGTGTCGCTGGAAACCTGACTATCATCACTCTAACCTTGGTGGACCCTCATCTACAGACACCAATGTATTTCTTCCTCCGAAACTTCTCTTTCTTAGAAATCTCATTTACAACTGTCTGTATTCCTAGATTTCTAGGAGCAATTATCACCAGGGATAAAACTATTTCCTTTAACAATTGTGCAGCCCaactctttttccttattttcatggGGGTGACAGAATTTTACATTCTCACTGCCATGTCCTATGATCGCTACATTGCCATCTGCAAGCCTCTGCATTACACCGCCATCATGAACAGGAAACTCTGcacctggcttgtgctctgtgcGTGGCTGGGAGGGTTCCTGACCATTTTCCCACCCCTCATGCTTCTGCTCCAGCTGGATTACTGTGCTTCCAATGTCATTGATCACTTTGCATGTGACTATTTTCCCCTTTTACGACTGTCTTGTTCAGATACATGGTTTCTAGAAGTCATCGGTTTTTACTTTGCGTTGGTTGCTTTGCTATTCACTCTGGCATTGGTGATTTTATCTTACATGTATATTATCAGAACTATTTTGAGAATCCCATCTGCCAGTCAGAGAAAAAAGGCTTTCTCCACATGTTCCTCTCATATGATTGTCATCTCCATCTCTTATGGAAGCTGTATATTTATGTATGCTAATCCCTCTGCAAAAGAAAGGGCATCATTGACCAAGGGAGTAGCTATTCTCAATACCTCTGTTGcccccatgctgaaccccttcattTACACTCTGAGAAACCAGCAAGTGAAGCAAGCCTTCAAAGATGTGGTCCATAAAGtagtattttcttcaaatatttattttggcaaACAAAGGACATGCTAAAGAGTAAGTaggtaaaatcttaaaattcctAAATGTCTATATCCGTATGCTTGTTCCCATAGTCTCTTATATGCCACCTTACAGTTAACTTAATGTTTTTCCAGTCCATTTCCACTTCCACACCCAGATTTCCCCAATGCATggtttattcacttgttttaaaatatggtaaACTTTATTTCTCCTACAAAATTTTTGGGTATGGATTTCTTTAAGACATACCCTATAACAGAATGTGAAAAACAGttttaattctattaataaaaaatccctaaaaaatacatataacagcCTATCATACTTTGAATGTAGAGTTTCAAAATCAGTGTGTGATTTCTTTCGTGTTTTCAAGATATTCATTGgtaatttcttaacatttaaaaatatacacttcCTATATATTGTATGTTACATTCAGTCCTTAGAAGTAATATGGAGTAGTGAATTACACTTTAAATGTAGAGctttatattttgtgaaatttagTGCATATTATCAAGGAAAATATTGATCATGATATTGAGCACTATTTATAGAATTTCCATGTTCtgtgttatttaaatatatacatacatatatatatatgtatatatatatatttattaaaaattcaaaataaatgcaataaaactaaaaacatgcCACTTTCCTAGTTCATTGAGCATAATTTGTCAGTAGTGCATTTATTTCTCCAGGGTCGGCTAATgaagatttcatttgtttgattggaccatttttctctgtttcttcacatTCCTACTACCTTTTTATTGTTATGTACACATTTGAAAACACAACCATCTCTCACAGTCTTGTAAAACCAGATTTGTGCAGAGCAAGACCGTCACCATTCAGTCCCCCTAGAGATTCTGGGGGCCTCTCAAGCCTTTTCTAAGGATGTGCATTCTCAGAATTTCACATGGATATTCCTAGTtagattttactcattttttgcttttcatggaGCTTGTAATTTCTTTCTGAGCTCTGTTTCTGTCTGGGGTAACTCGGGTCCTGGAAGCAACGGCAGGCCATCCAGATCCTTTTTGTTCTCAGCAGCCCATAGTCACCTAGAGTATGTCAGGATCCCTGAGTTaacaaacaaatgtttttattttaccttcacttattccttctgCAACGCTCTTCCTTACGTTATGGAAATCTGACTTTgtgaattatattattttccttctctttaaagcatttcttttaacatttccttcAAGCTTGGAACACTGACAAAACATACACTTAAGTTTCTGTTTGTCCAAGGAATTCTTTATtccttcagggatttttttttgttttcttttgttttgttggatTTTTCATTCTCTGCTTATGCTACCTTTCTATTCTTGCATTCCATCTGCTTTATCCAGGAGAGCCCTTatcatattaatcatagttggtTTAAATTTCCAGTCTAATCATTCTAACACCTCTGTCATGTCTGGTTCTGAatcattctctgcctcttcaaaactttttttttttttttccttttttaactctgtactgttttcttgACAACCAGACATGATGCACTGGGTAAAAAGAACTGGAGCAAATAGCCTTTAGGGGCTGTGAGAGTCAGGCatcgggggaggggaaggattcacagtcctatgattaggtctcagtctctTAGTGAGCCTAGGCCTCTGGACTGTAAACTTCCTAAGGGTTTCTCAGTTCTTTCTCCCCAGTTCAGTCAGACAGGAAACTTAGAGTGGGCTAGAGCTGGGTATTTCCCTTGTCCTACGTGGAAGGCTAGAGGAcactggagttgggtatttctcTCCCTGGGTCAGTTAAGCTCTGATAGTGTTCCAGCAGGTTTGTCTCTGGCCATCTAAGATTTCTGTGAGGGCAGGCTCTCTCAACAACAACACAGTGCTCTGAtgcatttcaaaatggttccttttctctTGCCCCTGACAGAAGCATGAGGTGATTTTTCTCTGACATTCACTACCTGAACCTGGTTGAGCTCCTGGAAGCATATCTCAAAAATGGGATGGGGCCTCATATATCTTGGTCCCCCCAGAGCTTTTAACTCCGTGTTTCCTCCCTGAACCTCCACAAATTATCAGTTTACTTCCGGTTTTCCTGTGCTGGCACTGGACCTTGTGGTAGTTTTGGCTCCCAAGTCTCTGTTCCCTTAAACCTTCACTTCTTGTATTTATATGATTTCCAATCTTAAGGACAGTGATTTGCCTTCCCTAAGGATACAAAGAGAGTGGATTTTTCAATCTGttcatcttttttccttattgttaGACTTGAGTGGTGATTTGCAACTCCTTACTTGCAGAACTGGACACTGAAGGTGTCCTCTGTCTTCAAGcacattgtttttccatttaatctCACATTTCCATATGTTCGTTTCTTGAGTATCAGGGCATATCAATCCACTCCTTACAGAAACAGAAGGCTCCacataatgttttctttaattctctaaAAACTTGCAGATTCATTGTTaatcctattttataaatgaagaaaggcCTTTAACAATTTTCCAAGATTGCAACATGAGTAAATATCATACCTTGCATTTGAACCTCTCTCTCTTGGACCTaggatgccattttaaaaatctttctggtAAACTGCCTCCCATTGGTGTTCTTGTATAGCACAAGCACTTATATATCaatccaaaaatatgtttttgaaaattttgagcCCTAATGTAACAAAGTTTTGTATACTTGAAAACTTGAGTAGATATTAAAGAAATCTGTTAAAATAGCTTTTTTAATAGATATGCTGGTTATGCTATTAGTCGTGATATGAACAATTAGATCATCAGCCCCAAATTACTTTGACctccaaatataattttattagataTGATGGTTGAATGAGGATAAATTAGAGTGTTTAACAAGCAAAGAATCACTATTCAGGGGAAACTTTTGATGAACATGTGATTCAACAGAAAGCTTAGAACGTGTTGAAAGTGGACTTTTGTATAAATTCATGTTAGAAAAATGACTCAGAAATAATGAGGTCAATAGGGCATATTACCTAGTATAATGGAGTAAGTTTGCTGAATAAAAACTGGCTTGGTGTAGTAGAAAAAGTTCTGAACTGAGAAACAGGTTACTTTAtatctttcacattttctctcaTCGGTTTACCCTTGATTTTGGTTATTATAGGACAGTGGGACTCGTATCTattttgattccattttattCCCAGTGTTTTGTATACTATTTAAAGATAGCAGGTCCTGgaaagatatttgttgaatgaaaacaaatagtGCATGAGTCAACAAGCttctttttttgctgtttctaAAATGGACAAAAAGGAATCTGAATTGTAAAATCATGACACCTTTCCAGATATTATGCTTTCATTAATTACAGGGTTAAACCCAGCACATCTTTCAAATGGAAAAGGATTTCTGGATAGTAGATCCTTCTCAAGAATTAGCACCATTTCTATTTTGCGAGAATGATTCTTGGAAAATGTTGAAGAGTTCAATGAGTATTTAATCCATATTTTTTCACGCCTTTCGATGGGAATCCACTAAGCACTGAACTCTATCCCACTCTTTGTATTGCTCTGCATTCAGCATTTCTGAACAATTTATGTGATACTACTAGCTTGGAGAGTCACTTTAATGGAGACATTTTAGTGTAtgataaaaatgtaatgttttcatGTAAGATTAAGTTGTCCCAGTATTTAACTCACCAAGAAAAGAAGTGGGGGCCTCAATTTGTCAAAGAAATTCTGATTTAGGAAATTCAGGAGACCTCTCCCAAAAGCTTTGCAACTAAGTTATTTTCTCACTTAGATAATGTGCAAAATATTCCATCCGTTTCTGGCTTACTTCACATGCCCTTTGTAACTCTTTGGGTATTATCACAAAAGTTTGCTGTTCCAATATTGGTGCAAATGttgataacatttttataatcccTTAGTGTACTTTCTCTAAGCCCTTGTTGGCACATTTGATTCACTGGAGTAATAGCCATGAGAGATAGGTATTTATGGTAGATAAAACATGTACCTATGCAGGTGAAAGTCCATATAGAATCTTTGTCCAGAAAGGCCAAAGCAACTCCAAACCTAGCTTGTCTTCACTATTTTTGCTCCCATAATTACCATGGATAATGAGTAATAGAATATAAACTATAGAAATAAAGTAATTCCAAATGTATTAAGAGTGATTTTTAGGAATACTGAATCTCCTAACCTAAAACTGAAATAGTTGTCAATGTGGATTTTTATCATTGCAACCAGCTGATGCAGAACGTTTGTATGACAAGTAGAGGTAAGGCTGTAAAGTTGAAGCCAAtgaaaaatgtccttttcttaGCACcgattcattcatttttttaaaattttttttaatgtttatttatttttgagacagagagagacagagcatgagtgggggaggagcagagagagagggagacacagaatcattacctgagccaaagtcagttgctcaaccgactgagccacccagcacccctgattcattcattcttaactCAACTTTTCATCAGATCATATAGAAAAATTGGGGGTTGCTATTTCTTTCCGAATGCATCAAGGATTATGAAAATGAGCATGTTACATTTCCTATTTCTcataatttattcctttattaattttcagaattattttctctGAGTTTGGTCTCCCCCACTGAATATAGGTATTGAATACTAGGTAGCCCATGCTCAATTCTATCATTTAGTAGCTGTCTGACCTTGtttatgttatttaacctctctcatTGTCAGTTTCTTTTAACCAACACAGGattataaaaattagtaaatgagGTAAGAACATACACCGTTAGCAGTCTCTCACATGAGGGACTACAAAAACGGTTTTTGTCATTTTGCACTGGGGCTCTATTCCTCAAGTGTGAtcgttgattttatttttaggaataatAGGGATATTAGTAACTGCTGTCTGGGAGTACATGCTATAAAATTGTTGTacaattttactttgtatttaaattaGCTCTATTTCCATaatatattattctcattttaaaagttaaaaaaaatctaaaactcagagagattaagtaacttgtccaaagttacAATACTATACTATAATGTAGCTAAGttgcatttttaactttaaactacttaatttctctttgagtGCAAAGCCCACAGGTTGCCCCAATAATACCAtgcattataaattaatattaagttCTGATGCCTTTGTTTTATAAGAAGCCCTTTCCcttttaaattgaaaatgatCTACAAATATAGTTACCTGGTTAACAGACTGAGATAATCAGGGTTTAAGTAGAACACCTACCTATGAAAACCTACAGATTTAGAAGTGATTTAGATGATTACTGTTTTCCTTCATTATTCCTATTCATATTGGTTGGTGCTCTGATCTGACTTGGGATTTAAATATCCCCTTTCTATTAGAATAAAAAAGCAAGGTCCTATCTTTTTTTCAGAGGACTCAGGTAAACTGCATTCTGAACACACTTTAGGAATACTCTAAGgcattactaaaataataatcCGAAAAAGAATCTAAATTGGTTCATCTTATGAGATTTTTTGCATTCAGTCACCATGAAGTTCTTACATGATATTAGATGTCACCAAACATACATCAAAAATGGAATGaatcattccagaaaaaaaatagtacttgGTGTAAACCAATTACTCAAGATATCAGATTAAACCAGCATTTTGCTCTCTATTTTGACAAACTGGCCTAACATACAGAcctaaaaccaagaaaaagattGTCAagtgagagagacatagagaattGGAAAACTGCGTAGTAATGTTGTGGGTACAAATTGCCTTGAGGATATACGCATTCACACCTTTTTTGGGAGTTTTAACTTGAGAGATTTCAGCACACATAGAGAATGCAGAATGATACAGTTAGTTTCCAACTAAAGTGTGGAATTTAGGGAGACTCTAACCATCTCtcctaattattaaaaaaaacaaacaaggaaacacaaGCTCTTATACCTTAATAGGTCTTTTTAAATTGTTGCATTTTAAGTTGGGCATAGGAAGACACTATTCTCTTCTCAACAGAGCCatccttaaaattcatatgaaatggCAGAGGTGTCCtaaaagtcatttatttaaataaaatatttagttggtgcttattattttattcacatgcatcagttatttcatttagcacaacaGCAAGTATTTGTTCATTAAATAGGTTAATTTTCACTTTCATGAGC
This genomic window contains:
- the LOC122240532 gene encoding olfactory receptor 6C3 — translated: MNHTVITEFVLLGLSDDPDLQIVIFLFLFITYILSVAGNLTIITLTLVDPHLQTPMYFFLRNFSFLEISFTTVCIPRFLGAIITRDKTISFNNCAAQLFFLIFMGVTEFYILTAMSYDRYIAICKPLHYTAIMNRKLCTWLVLCAWLGGFLTIFPPLMLLLQLDYCASNVIDHFACDYFPLLRLSCSDTWFLEVIGFYFALVALLFTLALVILSYMYIIRTILRIPSASQRKKAFSTCSSHMIVISISYGSCIFMYANPSAKERASLTKGVAILNTSVAPMLNPFIYTLRNQQVKQAFKDVVHKVVFSSNIYFGKQRTC